A stretch of Mytilus edulis chromosome 11, xbMytEdul2.2, whole genome shotgun sequence DNA encodes these proteins:
- the LOC139495434 gene encoding uncharacterized protein: MASNFLRMEMRPRKEKPAEEEGFMHVPKLSNAEKQKRYRENLKLRPDYLEIKKKNAEQAKENRLKEKTETEIEQIREGNRIRAKRHREKQKALGIEKKRIKPKTRQKILEQREYWRIKKQDSRRRSSCQKKRRVKEKDRMRKMSQNKKTRTKPANGNSVFSSPSAEEKATQRVKQYLPKCAEKMARVVMNIISNASPKKHAALARVGITTPKKRKVETYCFNNIKRQIFRLKSSNKKSEKTLRRALVSACIQSKVKSAKNVSRHLGIKWSYLNKCSELNMLNEYKVRSDKIPEEITEDVKDFFLHPQISTPLPDKRLVNKDGKAAHIMHRSLLDTFQIYKEKNPSVKLGKSKFASLRPKNVKTFCDQQLQQCLCEYCLNVELKLKTVNKLIGRSCENAEELKIKDKYCAVNIVMCPKGDNQYHKKDCIDGLCNICGEQKMRTHLKDVTNKYGVDYYVWAVTDNKEKKKGLILKSSNSNTLIDELCSEILFLKKHLFIAHWELGQFQNISQHPPVNCVIAVLDFGRNYVCEFQDEPQFLYWIHTQITVHPVVCYYKYNENGCNSTVKEDVVFLSEDIRHDAHAVNWFENKTIEHLKEKNIQCDTLFEFTDGCSSQYKSKIPFSYICNSNVKIHRSYFGSRHGKGPGDQVVAVVKSKLSRAVKSNQAVISNAESAVHFLTKNSKDEKEAHQHHKTHYILVGKTEIDHDKSFNCKTVPGTQKIHSIKSLIDDPNMIQTRNLTCFCEECLLENYNCCTNKAYVDEWKVTRLMQAGNGQDQCKPKKGLKRNKRQTVNKEVKTKQNTTTDGVDAAGMVTPDGVETVDEVETVDEVETVDEVETVDGVETPDGVETLDKVWIQDGVSKTLVVDYIVFPDLYEQLNSCTHYEQVEDLVRDVGKLPPVTNQQDIYIVSHKREIDKGSLPLVTGEYMDKGFYPTTIYGDGNCLARCASLIAYGTEEHFKEMRIRIVFELVQQKQKYLDDHYLERGGTRKRDIAKQYAMFSPFYMVQHLSKHNIESIFEQEVLSVAHHAAYMGIWQIAAISNALLREVVSVYPVYAGLTIRNDLHRHFFPFKQTYNTDLLPAHIMWTNTGGIDDKPSEWVPNHFVVLLQMEKPKEPFDDDLVVLEEQSTPDLSMDLFGSDLISSVFGNILEMTYDIDSMDIDVGAVNDIGTENMTVNGIEKADGLKTTKISDGMETTGTSDSLETTEKVDGMEKTEKADVLETTAKAEGMETTEKAEDMETTYKADGMETTENADVLETTEKVDGMETTAKTEGMETTEICDSFKTTENSDGLMTTEKAVGMMSSEKVDGLQIIEKTDGLETTEEADGLEITERSDGLLTTERVDGMETIKRVYGMVTPEKADGMMTPEKVHGFGTTEEANGLETTEKSDGLLTTERVDGMETIERVYGMVTPEKADGMETTYKADGMETTENADVLETTETADGMEITEKADSLETTEKIDGMETTEKADVLETTEKVDGMETTAKAEGMETTEIYDSFKTTENSDGLMTTEKAVGMMSSEKVDGLEIIEKTDCLETTEEADGLETTEKSDGLLTKERVDGMETIERVYGMVTPEKADGMMTPEKVHGFGTTEEADGLETTEKSDGLLTTERVDGMETIERVYGKATPEKADGMMTPEKVHGFGTTEKAGGLLTTGKSDGMETTEEADGMETTEKVDGMVTPEKADGMVTPEKADGMVTPEKVDGLETTELSDGMETTEKEDGMVTPEKADGMVTPEKADGMVTPKKVDGLETTDKADCKRSLILLRENIYCDTCRSVNMVTSGQRGKIHHRNLRNILFKDSLNQIRLKKTTRHSFTLNLIIKCFHSFDLLCLLVTQCHNCLNSP; the protein is encoded by the exons ATGGCAAGCAATTTCCTCAG AATGGAGATGAGGCCTAGGAAAGAAAAACCAGCTGAAGAAGAAGGATTTATGCATGTACCAAAACTCAGCAATGCAGAGAAACAAAAAAGATACAGAGAAAACCTGAAATTAAGACCTG attATTTGGAGATAAAAAAGAAGAATGCAGAGCAAGCCAAAGAGAATAGACTGAAGGAAAAAACTGAAACAGAAATAGAACAAATAAGAGAAGGAAATCGTATTAGAGCTAAAAGACATAGAGAAAAACAAAAAGCCCTTGGAATAGAAAAGAAGAGAATAAAACCAAAGACAAGACAAAAAATCTTAGAACAGCGCGAATACTGGCGAATAAAAAAGCAAGATTCTCGTAGAAGATCATCTTGCCAGAAAAAAAGACGTGTTAAGGAAAAGGACCGAATGAGAAAAATGTCGCAGAACAAAAAGACAAGAACAAAGCCAGCAAATGGTAATTCAGTTTTTAGTAGTCCTTCAGCTGAAGAAAAAGCAACACAAAGAGTAAAGCAGTATCTCCCAAAATGTGCAGAAAAAATGGCAAGAGTAGTCATGAATATAATAAGTAATGCATCACCCAAGAAACATGCAGCTCTTGCAAGAGTAGGAATAACCACACCAAAAAAGAGAAAAGTAGAAACCTATtgctttaataatataaaaagacaaatatttcGACTAAAAAGCAGTAATAAGAAATCTGAGAAAACCTTACGTCGAGCATTAGTATCAGCATGCATACAGTCTAAAGTTAAAAGTGCTAAGAATGTAAGCAGACACCTGGGCATCAAATGGTCTTACCTAAATAAATGTTCAGAACTGAACATGCTGAATGAATACAAAGTCAGATCAGATAAAATCCCTGAGGAAATAACTGAAGAcgttaaagatttttttctacaCCCACAGATATCCACACCATTGCCAGACAAAAGGTTGGTTAACAAAGATGGAAAAGCAGCACACATAATGCACAGATCATTGTTAGACACATTTCAAATCTATAAGGAAAAGAATCCAAGCGTGAAGTTAGGAAAAAGCAAGTTTGCATCACTGCGCcccaaaaatgttaaaacattttgTGATCAACAATTGCAGCAGTGTTTATGTGAATACTGTTTAAATGTAGAACTGAAGTTGAAGACGGTCAATAAATTAATTGGCCGTTCTTGTGAAAATGCAGAGGAACTGAAAATCAAGGACAAATACTGTGCTGTTAATATAGTTATGTGTCCAAAAGGGGATAACCAGTACCACAAGAAAGATTGTATTGATGGGCTTTGCAACATATGTGGAGAACAGAAGATGAGAACTCATTTAAAGGACGTGACCAACAAATATGGGGTAGACTATTATGTATGGGCCGTCACtgacaacaaagaaaaaaagaaaggccTCATTCTCAAAAGTTCGAACAGCAACACTTTAATTGATGAATTGTGTTCTGAGATTTTATTCctgaaaaaacatttatttattgccCATTGGGAATTAGGTCAATTCCAGAATATTTCACAGCACCCACCTGTAAACTGTGTGATTGCAGTGCTAGACTTTGGACGTAACTATGTTTGTGAGTTTCAAGATGAACCACAGTTTCTCTACTGGATTCATACTCAAATAACAGTACACCCTGTGGTGTGTTATTACAAGTATAATGAGAATGGATGCAATAGTACAGTTAAGGAAGATGTTGTGTTTTTAAGTGAAGATATTCGCCATGATGCACACGCAGTTAATtggtttgaaaataaaactattgaacatttaaaagagaaaaatattcagTGTGACACATTGTTTGAATTTACAGATGGGTGTTCATCACAGTATAAGAGCAAAATTCCCTTCAGTTATATTTGTAACTCAAATGTGAAAATTCATAGATCTTACTTTGGAAGTCGTCATGGCAAAGGACCTGGAGACCAGGTAGTGGCAGTTGTGAAATCAAAGCTTAGTAGAGCAGTGAAATCAAACCAAGCAGTCATAAGTAATGCAGAAAGTGCTGTTCATTTTCTTACAAAGAATAGCAAAGATGAGAAGGAAGCTCATCAACACCATAAGACACACTATATTTTAGTAGGAAAGACAGAAATAGACCATGATAAAAGCTTTAATTGTAAAACAGTGCCAGGAACACAAAAAATACACAGTATCAAAAGTCTTATAGATGATCCAAACATGATCCAGACCAGAAATTTGACTTGCTTTTGTGAAGAATGTTTGCTTGAAAATTATAATTGTTGTACCAACAAAGCATATGTGGATGAATGGAAAGTGACAAGATTAATGCAAGCTGGAAATGGACAAGACCAATGTAAACCTAAGAAAGGActgaaaagaaacaaaagacaaacagtgAACAAAGAagtcaaaacaaaacagaatacCACAACAGATGGCGTTGATGCAGCTGGTATGGTGACACCAGATGGTGTTGAGACAGTGGATGAGGTTGAGACAGTGGATGAGGTTGAAACAGTGGATGAGGTTGAGACAGTGGATGGTGTTGAGACACCGGATGGTGTTGAAACATTGGATAAGGTTTGGATACAGGATGGTGTTAGCAAAACAttagttgttgattatatagtTTTCCCAGATCTGTATGAACAGTTAAATTCATGCACTCATTATGAACAGGTTGAAGATCTTGTTAGAGATGTAGGGAAACTTCCTCCAGTGACAAACCAGCAAGACATATATATTGTGTCTCACAAGCGTGAAATAGACAAAGGTTCATTGCCACTTGTAACAGGAGAATATATGGATAAGGGATTTTATCCAACAACTATTTATGGGGATGGAAATTGTTTGGCACGTTGTGCAAGTTTAATTGCATATGGAACAGAAGAACACTTCAAGGAAATGAGAATTAGAATAGTGTTTGAGCTAGTACAGCAGAAGCAAAAATACCTTGATGACCATTATTTGGAGAGAGGTGGAACCAGAAAAAGGGATATAGCAAAGCAATATGCGATGTTTTCGCCATTTTATATGGTTCAACACTTATCAAAGCACAACATTGAGTCCATATTTGAGCAAGAGGTTCTAAGTGTCGCCCATCATGCGGCTTATATGGGTATTTGGCAAATAGCAGCAATTTCCAATGCGTTACTCAGAGAGGTTGTCTCAGTGTATCCAGTGTATGCTGGACTAACCATCAGAAATGACCTTCATAGACACTTTTTTCCATTCAAGCAGACATACAATACAGACCTACTTCCAGCACATATTATGTGGACAAACACAGGAGGAATTGACGATAAACCTTCAGAATGGGTGCCAAATCACTTTGTTGTACTTTTGCAAATGGAAAAACCAAAAGAACCATTTGACGATGATTTAGTTGTTTTGGAAGAACAAAGCACACCAGATTTATCAATGGATTTATTTGGTTCTGATCTGATAAGCAGTGTATTTGGAAATATTCTAGAAATGACATATGACATTGATAGTATGGATATAGACGTTGGTGCAGTAAATGATATTGGTACAGAAAATATGACAGTTAATGGTATAGAAAAAGCAGATGGATTGAAGACAACAAAGATATCCGATGGCATGGAGACAACAGGGACATCAGATAGCTTAGAGACAACAGAGAAAGTAGATGGTATGGAGAAAACAGAGAAAGCAGATGTCTTGGAGACAACAGCGAAAGCAGAAGGCATGGAGACAACAGAGAAAGCAGAAGACATGGAGACAACATATAAAGCAGATGGCATGGAAACAACAGAGAACGCAGATGTCTTGGAGACAACAGAGAAAGTAGATGGTATGGAGACAACAGCGAAAACAGAAGGCATGGAGACAACAGAGATATGTGATAGCTTTAAGACAACAGAGAATTCAGATGGCTTGATGACAACAGAGAAAGCAGTTGGTATGATGTCTTCAGAGAAAGTAGATGGGTTACAGATAATTGAGAAAACAGATGGCTTGGAGACAACAGAGGAAGCAGATGGCCTGGAGATAACAGAGAGATCAGATGGCTTGTTGACAACAGAGAGAGTAGATGGTATGGAGACAATAAAGAGAGTATATGGCATGGTGACTCCAGAGAAAGCAGATGGCATGATGACTCCAGAGAAAGTACATGGCTTTGGGACAACAGAGGAAGCAAATGGCCTGGAGACAACAGAGAAATCAGATGGCTTGTTGACAACAGAGAGAGTAGATGGTATGGAGACAATAGAGAGAGTATATGGCATGGTGACTCCAGAGAAAGCAGATGGCATGGAGACAACATATAAAGCAGATGGCATGGAAACAACAGAGAACGCAGATGTCTTGGAGACAACAGAGACAGCAGATGGCATGGAGATAACAGAGAAAGCAGATAGCTTAGAAACAACAGAGAAAATAGATGGTATGGAGACAACAGAAAAGGCAGATGTCTTGGAGACAACAGAGAAAGTAGATGGTATGGAGACAACAGCGAAAGCAGAAGGCATGGAGACAACAGAGATATATGATAGCTTTAAGACAACAGAGAATTCAGATGGCTTGATGACAACAGAGAAAGCAGTTGGTATGATGTCTTCAGAGAAAGTAGATGGGTTAGAGATAATTGAGAAAACAGATTGCTTGGAGACAACAGAGGAAGCAGATGGCCTGGAGACAACAGAGAAATCAGATGGCTTGTTGACAAAAGAGAGAGTAGATGGTATGGAGACAATAGAGAGAGTATATGGCATGGTGACTCCAGAGAAAGCAGATGGCATGATGACTCCAGAGAAAGTACATGGCTTTGGGACAACAGAGGAAGCAGATGGCCTGGAGACAACAGAGAAATCAGATGGCTTGTTGACAACAGAGAGAGTAGATGGTATGGAGACAATAGAGAGAGTATATGGCAAGGCGACTCCAGAGAAAGCAGATGGCATGATGACTCCAGAGAAAGTACATGGCTTTGGGACAACAGAGAAAGCAGGTGGCTTGTTAACAACAGGGAAGTCAGATGGTATGGAGACAACAGAGGAAGCAGATGGTATGGAGACAACAGAGAAAGTAGATGGCATGGTGACTCCAGAGAAAGCAGATGGCATGGTGACTCCAGAGAAAGCTGATGGTATGGTGACTCCAGAGAAAGTAGATGGCTTGGAGACAACAGAGTTATCAGATGGTATGGAGACAACAGAGAAAGAAGATGGCATGGTGACTCCAGAGAAAGCAGATGGCATGGTGACTCCAGAGAAAGCAGATGGCATGGTGACTCCAAAGAAAGTAGATGGCTTGGAGACAACAGACAAAGCAGATTGCAAAAG ATCGTTGATATTGTTGAGAGAGAATATATACTGCGATACATGCAGAAGTGTAAATATGGTTACAAGTGGCCAGCGAGGGAAGATTCATCACAGGAACCTGAGGAACATATTGTTCAAAGACTCGCTAAACCAAATACGactgaaaaaaacaacaagacaTTCTTTcactttaaatttgataattaaatgttttcattcatttgacttactATGTTTACTGGTAACACAGTGTCACAATTGCTTGAATAGTCCataa